In a single window of the Papaver somniferum cultivar HN1 chromosome 8, ASM357369v1, whole genome shotgun sequence genome:
- the LOC113304324 gene encoding hydroxymethylglutaryl-CoA synthase-like, with protein sequence MGSNQKDVGILAMEMHFPPTCVQQEALEAHDGASKGKYTIGLGQDCMAFCSELEDVISMSLTAVSSLLEKYKIDPKQIGRLEVGSETVIDKSKSIKTFLMTIFEECDNTDIEGVDSTNACYGGTAALFNVVNWVESNSWDGRYGLVVCTDSAVYAEGPARPTGGAAAIAMLIGPDAPIAFESKYRGSHMSHVYDFYKPNLASEYPVVDGKLSQTCYLMALDSCYKRFCAKYEKCQGKQFSMDDADYFVFHSPYNKLVQKSFARLYFMDFLRNASSVDEASKEKLAPFAALSGEESYASRDLEKTSQTVAKNLYADKVGPTTLLPKQVGNMYTASLYAAFASLLHNKNSSLDGKRVIMFSYGSGLSSTMFSFRMREGSHPFSLSNIATVMDVTHKLESRHEVTPEKFVETMQLMEHRYGGKDFVTSKDTSLLTSGTYYLTEVDSMYRRFYSKKSSAAVQNGH encoded by the exons aTGGGTTCGAATCAGAAGGATGTTGGAATTCTTGCTATGGAAATGCATTTCCCTCCTACCTGTGTTCAACAG GAAGCACTGGAGGCTCATGATGGTGCCAGTAAAGGAAAATACACCATTGGGTTGGGACAAGATTGCATGGCATTTTGTTCCGAGTTGGAAGATGTCATTTCAATGAG TTTGACAGCCGTTAGCTCTTTACTCGAAAAGTATAAAATTGACCCTAAACAAATTGGACGCCTGGAAGTCGGCAGTGAAACCGTGATTGACAAGAGCAAGTCCATAAAGACCTTCCTGATGACTATCTTTGAG GAATGTGATAACACTGACATTGAGGGTGTTGACTCCACAAATGCATGCTACGGAGGAACTGCAGCTTTGTTCAACGTTGTAAATTGGGTGGAGAGTAATTCCTGGGATGGACGATATGGTCTTGTTGTGTGCACTGATAGTGCG GTCTATGCAGAAGGACCTGCCCGCCCCACTGGAGGAGCAGCTGCTATTGCTATGTTGATTGGTCCAGATGCACCAATTGCCTTTGAAAGCAAATATAGAGGTTCCCATATGTCCCATGTCTATGACTTTTACAAGCCCAACCTAGCCAGTGAATACCCG GTCGTTGACGGAAAACTTTCTCAAACTTGTTACCTCATGGCACTCGATTCCTGCTACAAACGCTTCTGCGCTAA GTACGAGAAATGCCAGGGTAAGCAATTCTCGATGGATGATGCAGACTACTTTGTATTTCATTCTCCTTACAACAAG CTCGTGCAGAAAAGTTTTGCTCGATTGTACTTCATGGATTTCTTAAGAAATGCCAG CTCTGTTGACGAGGCTTCAAAAGAAAAGCTTGCACCATTTGCAGCTCTATCCGGTGAAGAGAGCTACGCGAGTCGGGATCTTGAGAAG ACATCCCAAACTGTTGCAAAGAATCTTTATGCTGATAAGGTTGGACCTACCACTTTGTTGCCCAAACAAGTCGGTAATATGTACACTGCATCACTCTACGCGgcatttgcttctcttcttcacaACAAAAATAGCTCACTG GATGGTAAACGTGTAATAATGTTCTCTTATGGAAGTGGTTTAAGTTCCACAATGTTCTCATTCCGAATGAGGGAAGGTTCACATCCATTCAGCTTATCAAACATTGCAACTGTAATGGACGTCACGCACAAGTTGGAGTCCAGACATGAG GTTACTCCTGAAAAATTCGTCGAAACCATGCAACTCATGGAGCACAGGTACGGAGGGAAAGACTTCGTAACAAGCAAGGACACAAGCCTTTTAACTTCAGGCACATACTATCTTACCGAAGTTGACTCCATGTACCGCAGATTCTACTCCAAGAAGTCAAGTGCTGCAGTGCAAAATGGTCACTAA
- the LOC113304325 gene encoding peroxisome biogenesis protein 16-like isoform X1, translating into MELYAKWVRRNKDYVHSMESLANGLTWLLPERFSETEIGPEAVTAFLGIITSINEHIIDSDPLQRRMGSREESSSSSFPWSLGISVLKDLETLVEVMAQHFYGDDKKWNFLAVTEGTKFLVRLALFGDSGYKMVLNGGEIANVDKRPEASNSGPILGNSLRRDRFGRDPRSLEGRALSALSMFGEDARMISEPKWLNRFQNHHDSTMEPPPPVPKKPTLSRIWSEKGVPGVLFLTAEVLHMSRPLIYVLLMRKYGVRSWLPWFLALSVDLTGMSILSHVRHSGHSRYGGSSSLSASEEDEVKRRKMLLAFYLMRDPFFSRYTRKRLDTVERVTDPIPIIGFLTAKIIELVIGAQTRYTYMSGS; encoded by the exons ATGGAGCTTTATGCGAAATGGGTTCGAAGGAATAAAGATTATGTTCATTCTATGGAGTCACTCGCCAAT GGATTGACATGGCTACTACCAGAGCGTTTCTCTGAGACAGAGATAGGACCAGAAGCAG TTACTGCTTTTTTGGGTATAATCACTTCTATAAATGAACATATTATCGATTCGGATCCATTGCAACGGCGAATGGGCTCTAGGgaagagtcgtcatcatcatcgtTTCCTTGGTCACTTGGAATATCAGTTCTCAAGGACTTGGAAACATTGGTGGAAGTCATGGCTCAGCATTTCTATGGAGATGATAAGAAATGGAATTTCCTAGCTGTCACTGAGGGTACCAA ATTTTTAGTTAGGTTAGCTTTGTTTGGGGATAGTGGGTATAAAATGGTACTAAATGGAGGGGAGATAGCTAATGTTGATAAGAGACCTGAGGCGTCGAATTCTGGACCCATATTGGGGAATTCTCTGAGACGAGATCGTTTTGGGCGTGACCCACGAAGTCTTGAAGGAAGGGCATTGTCAGCGTTGAGCATGTTTGGAGAAGACGCTAGAATGATTTCTGAACCTAAGTGGTTAAACAGATTTCAGAACCACCATGATTCTACCATGGAACCGCCAC CTCCTGTTCCCAAGAAACCTACACTTTCGAGAATATGGTCTGAGAAGGGAGTTCCTGGGGTTTTGTTTCTCACTGCTGAGGTGTTGCATATGAGTAGACCACTAATTTATGTTTTGCTTATGAGGAAGTATGGAGTTCGGTCATGGTTACCTTGGTTTCTTGCTCTCTCCGTGGACCTGACTGGAATGAGCATACTTTCTCACGTTAGACATTCTGGACACAGTAGATATGGAGGAAGTTCTTCTCTTTCAGCATCTGAAGAAGATGAG GTAAAAAGGCGAAAGATGTTGTTGGCATTTTACCTCATGAGAGATCCGTTTTTTAGCCGGTATACTCG GAAAAGACTTGACACAGTTGAGAGAGTCACGGACCCTATCCCAATAATTGGGTTTCTTACAG CTAAAATTATTGAGCTTGTTATCGGAGCTCAAACTCGGTATACTTATATGTCTGGATCATGA
- the LOC113304325 gene encoding peroxisome biogenesis protein 16-like isoform X2 — protein sequence MGSREESSSSSFPWSLGISVLKDLETLVEVMAQHFYGDDKKWNFLAVTEGTKFLVRLALFGDSGYKMVLNGGEIANVDKRPEASNSGPILGNSLRRDRFGRDPRSLEGRALSALSMFGEDARMISEPKWLNRFQNHHDSTMEPPPPVPKKPTLSRIWSEKGVPGVLFLTAEVLHMSRPLIYVLLMRKYGVRSWLPWFLALSVDLTGMSILSHVRHSGHSRYGGSSSLSASEEDEVKRRKMLLAFYLMRDPFFSRYTRKRLDTVERVTDPIPIIGFLTAKIIELVIGAQTRYTYMSGS from the exons ATGGGCTCTAGGgaagagtcgtcatcatcatcgtTTCCTTGGTCACTTGGAATATCAGTTCTCAAGGACTTGGAAACATTGGTGGAAGTCATGGCTCAGCATTTCTATGGAGATGATAAGAAATGGAATTTCCTAGCTGTCACTGAGGGTACCAA ATTTTTAGTTAGGTTAGCTTTGTTTGGGGATAGTGGGTATAAAATGGTACTAAATGGAGGGGAGATAGCTAATGTTGATAAGAGACCTGAGGCGTCGAATTCTGGACCCATATTGGGGAATTCTCTGAGACGAGATCGTTTTGGGCGTGACCCACGAAGTCTTGAAGGAAGGGCATTGTCAGCGTTGAGCATGTTTGGAGAAGACGCTAGAATGATTTCTGAACCTAAGTGGTTAAACAGATTTCAGAACCACCATGATTCTACCATGGAACCGCCAC CTCCTGTTCCCAAGAAACCTACACTTTCGAGAATATGGTCTGAGAAGGGAGTTCCTGGGGTTTTGTTTCTCACTGCTGAGGTGTTGCATATGAGTAGACCACTAATTTATGTTTTGCTTATGAGGAAGTATGGAGTTCGGTCATGGTTACCTTGGTTTCTTGCTCTCTCCGTGGACCTGACTGGAATGAGCATACTTTCTCACGTTAGACATTCTGGACACAGTAGATATGGAGGAAGTTCTTCTCTTTCAGCATCTGAAGAAGATGAG GTAAAAAGGCGAAAGATGTTGTTGGCATTTTACCTCATGAGAGATCCGTTTTTTAGCCGGTATACTCG GAAAAGACTTGACACAGTTGAGAGAGTCACGGACCCTATCCCAATAATTGGGTTTCTTACAG CTAAAATTATTGAGCTTGTTATCGGAGCTCAAACTCGGTATACTTATATGTCTGGATCATGA